In Phormidium yuhuli AB48, one genomic interval encodes:
- a CDS encoding Crp/Fnr family transcriptional regulator: protein MLTSVDRLLFVRGVPIFKELRDDFLVRLASVMDELSFPSNHTIFTEGQEGRSLYILVSGVVRIHIGDTEITKLPQGACFGEMSLFDAEPRSASVTTCEPCECLMLTQQQLYDAIDETPGIAINIIRLLSRRTRELNQKVNKQDP from the coding sequence ATGCTAACCAGTGTTGATCGGTTGTTATTTGTACGAGGTGTTCCTATCTTTAAGGAGTTACGGGACGATTTCCTGGTGCGTCTCGCGTCGGTGATGGATGAATTATCCTTTCCGAGTAATCACACCATTTTTACTGAAGGACAGGAGGGGCGATCGCTCTATATTCTGGTATCGGGGGTAGTCCGCATCCATATCGGCGATACTGAAATCACCAAGTTGCCCCAGGGAGCCTGTTTCGGTGAAATGTCCCTCTTTGACGCCGAACCTCGTTCAGCATCTGTCACCACCTGTGAACCCTGTGAATGTCTGATGCTGACGCAGCAACAACTCTATGATGCGATCGATGAAACCCCTGGCATCGCCATCAACATCATCCGCCTCCTCTCTCGCCGAACTCGGGAGTTAAACCAAAAGGTGAATAAGCAGGATCCCTAG
- a CDS encoding DUF2237 family protein, whose translation MSQTPTRKPAQNVLGQRLELCCSSPRTGFYRDGFCNTGPQDFGSHTVCAQVTEAFLAYTQQRGNDLSTPVPAYQFPGLKPGDRWCLCASRWQEAIRAGVAPPIVLAATHEQVLETIPLEILQEYALDSGV comes from the coding sequence ATGAGCCAAACACCCACCCGTAAGCCGGCCCAGAACGTCTTAGGACAACGGTTAGAACTGTGTTGTTCGTCACCCCGCACTGGATTCTATCGAGATGGGTTCTGTAATACTGGCCCTCAGGACTTTGGGAGTCATACCGTCTGTGCCCAGGTGACTGAGGCGTTTCTGGCGTATACCCAACAACGGGGCAACGATTTGAGTACCCCTGTGCCGGCCTATCAGTTTCCGGGTTTGAAACCGGGCGATCGCTGGTGTCTCTGTGCCTCTCGCTGGCAGGAGGCGATTCGTGCTGGGGTGGCCCCACCCATTGTCCTCGCGGCTACCCATGAACAAGTCTTAGAGACGATTCCTCTGGAAATTCTCCAAGAATATGCCCTAGACTCCGGGGTTTAA
- the pgmB gene encoding beta-phosphoglucomutase, protein MTRSRFDSLAPVDCHPLRGVIFDMDGVLTDTIEFHYQTWQRLADEEGIPFSRQANEALRGLSRRDSLLRILQGRVLPEATIQELLERKNRYFRSFIETMTADYLLPGVQVFLKDLREAGIKTAVASASQNVYIVIEKLGIASDIDVITNVYDVDRPKPAPDVFLYAAQQLGLGPEDCVVFEDAESGVEAARAAQMRVIGLGDAAQVGAADWVLPGLEGVRWHHIQAKLNPGV, encoded by the coding sequence ATGACCCGCTCTCGTTTTGATTCTCTGGCCCCAGTCGATTGCCATCCCTTGCGAGGTGTCATCTTTGATATGGATGGTGTTTTGACCGATACCATCGAGTTTCACTATCAAACCTGGCAACGACTGGCAGATGAGGAGGGGATTCCCTTTAGTCGTCAAGCCAACGAGGCGTTACGGGGTCTATCACGCCGGGACTCGCTGTTACGGATCTTGCAGGGCCGGGTTTTGCCGGAAGCGACAATCCAGGAACTCCTCGAACGCAAAAATCGCTATTTCCGCAGTTTCATTGAAACGATGACGGCGGACTATCTGTTGCCGGGGGTGCAAGTGTTTTTAAAGGATTTACGGGAGGCAGGGATTAAGACGGCGGTGGCTTCTGCCAGCCAAAATGTCTATATCGTCATTGAAAAGTTAGGCATTGCCTCAGACATTGACGTGATTACCAATGTCTATGATGTCGATCGCCCCAAACCCGCCCCCGATGTCTTTCTCTACGCGGCCCAACAGTTAGGGTTAGGCCCCGAAGATTGCGTTGTGTTCGAGGATGCTGAGTCTGGGGTAGAAGCGGCCCGGGCCGCCCAGATGCGGGTGATTGGTTTGGGAGACGCGGCCCAGGTGGGGGCAGCGGACTGGGTGCTACCTGGGTTAGAGGGGGTTCGCTGGCATCATATCCAAGCCAAGTTAAACCCCGGAGTCTAG